A genomic window from Lycium barbarum isolate Lr01 chromosome 4, ASM1917538v2, whole genome shotgun sequence includes:
- the LOC132638395 gene encoding leucine-rich repeat extensin-like protein 1 — MKHAKFLSLAPIMTTKCSLLLLCVAFSLANCQDPNAGLLCISDCTTCPVICSPPPSPTKSKPPPSPSPSPSTSLLQTPPPPPPLFAPLRPSPPQSSSHSTSPPSAHKSPPPSYMIYTGAPPPFRPSNCPTPPNSPNVIPASQVPPAVVGQNTYPYYYYFSSEAASLSFHDSIVLGLWVVFHFICICS; from the coding sequence ATGAAACATGCCAAATTTCTTTCACTTGCTCCCATCATGACAACAAAATGCTCATTGTTGCTCCTTTGTGTTGCATTTTCTCTTGCAAATTGCCAAGATCCTAATGCAGGTTTACTCTGCATAAGTGATTGTACTACATGTCCTGTTATTTGTTCTCCACCACCTTCCCCTACCAAATCCAAGCCACCACCCTCACCCTCACCCTCACCATCAACATCACTACTACAaacaccacccccacccccaccactcTTCGCCCCACTCCGCCCCTCACCACCTCAGTCTTCCTCACATTCAACATCACCACCTTCAGCGCATAAATCTCCTCCACCATCTTACATGATATATACTGGTGCTCCTCCCCCTTTTCGTCCTTCTAATTGTCCTACACCTCCTAATTCTCCCAATGTTATACCAGCAAGTCAGGTGCCACCGGCCGTCGTTGGACAGAACACTTATCCTTACTACTATTATTTTTCTTCAGAGGCAGCTTCTCTTTCATTTCATGACTCCATTGTTCTGGGACTTTGGGTGGTCTTCCATTTCATCTGCATTTGTTCGTGA